One Kribbella sp. NBC_00662 genomic region harbors:
- a CDS encoding NBR1-Ig-like domain-containing protein, which produces MRPAQARFVIGSRMRELREAAGMPLSRAAAESGWDKGHLSRVERGHTKPSRELTEWYDASFGAGQSLVNQLTELDAAVRAGRDVSQRDMRRHVQPVLLGGSVPIDHHPEDRAELVGETVPDGTRVCRDQHFEKTWEIHNSGERPWRDRWLTRQGAPGAPGWLRSPIRSRVPDADPGETVIVTMRLQSPAQVGASTAYFKITDEAGRLYYPGLESPPIYCTIFTVYEL; this is translated from the coding sequence GTGAGGCCAGCACAGGCTCGCTTTGTGATCGGCTCCCGGATGCGCGAGCTCCGGGAAGCGGCCGGTATGCCCTTGAGTCGCGCCGCCGCGGAGTCCGGCTGGGACAAGGGGCATCTGTCCCGGGTCGAGCGCGGCCACACCAAGCCCAGCCGCGAACTGACCGAGTGGTACGACGCCTCGTTCGGCGCGGGCCAGTCACTGGTCAACCAGTTGACGGAGCTGGACGCCGCCGTACGCGCCGGCCGTGACGTCTCCCAGCGGGACATGCGCCGGCACGTGCAGCCGGTCTTGCTCGGCGGATCCGTGCCGATCGACCACCACCCCGAGGACCGGGCCGAGCTGGTGGGGGAGACGGTCCCGGACGGCACGCGCGTCTGCCGCGATCAGCACTTCGAGAAGACCTGGGAGATCCACAACAGCGGCGAGCGTCCATGGCGCGACCGCTGGCTCACCCGGCAAGGCGCTCCCGGCGCCCCCGGCTGGCTCCGCTCACCGATCCGCTCGCGAGTCCCCGACGCCGACCCGGGGGAGACCGTGATCGTCACGATGCGCCTCCAGTCCCCGGCGCAGGTCGGCGCGTCAACGGCGTACTTCAAGATCACCGACGAGGCAGGCCGCCTGTACTACCCCGGTCTGGAGTCCCCGCCCATCTAT
- a CDS encoding CHAP domain-containing protein, whose amino-acid sequence MRTALLRITLTTLLATAAALGTGTLTASAATGTVVTDSGQGVAIRSGNATSFGSVGTQPNGPVEIDCQIYGEPVTGKYGRSLIWDHIPGKGFITDSYVNTGSSGLIAPLCTNNPRADAAIAWYAARSGSTAYQGYCEMAAENSYGKTAIWASAKADWNDAVARGVAHRGDLNPPKGALVFWDLAAPYGHVGVAKGDGTFWATSVSGAIGTRVLPYFNSYLGWAWPNF is encoded by the coding sequence ATGCGTACCGCCCTCTTGCGCATCACCCTCACCACCCTGCTGGCCACCGCCGCCGCCCTCGGCACCGGCACCCTGACCGCCAGCGCCGCGACCGGAACCGTGGTCACCGACAGCGGCCAAGGCGTCGCGATCCGGTCCGGGAACGCGACCAGCTTCGGCTCGGTCGGCACCCAGCCCAACGGCCCGGTCGAGATCGACTGCCAGATCTACGGCGAGCCCGTCACCGGCAAGTACGGCCGCAGCCTGATCTGGGACCACATCCCCGGCAAGGGCTTCATCACGGACTCGTACGTCAACACCGGCAGCAGCGGCCTGATCGCGCCGCTCTGCACCAACAACCCACGCGCCGACGCCGCGATCGCCTGGTACGCCGCCCGCAGCGGCTCGACTGCCTACCAGGGGTACTGCGAGATGGCCGCCGAGAACTCGTACGGCAAGACCGCGATCTGGGCCTCCGCCAAGGCCGACTGGAACGACGCCGTGGCCCGCGGTGTCGCGCATCGCGGTGATCTGAACCCGCCGAAGGGCGCCCTGGTGTTCTGGGACCTGGCCGCGCCGTACGGCCACGTCGGAGTCGCCAAGGGAGACGGGACCTTCTGGGCCACCAGTGTCAGCGGAGCGATCGGCACCCGCGTACTGCCCTACTTCAACAGCTACCTCGGCTGGGCCTGGCCCAACTTCTGA
- a CDS encoding alpha/beta fold hydrolase, which produces MYYESFGEGRPIFFLPSWGGDGGEGRDVHEPVFADREGWRRIYVDPPGTGKSPAVPSITDQDGMLDAIAALIDDLSGGEPFALAGTSAGGLHARGIVRRDPDRVLGLLLRAPGIVVDRARRTLPTDEHLDPSPDRQRQHQYYDAAEAAADLAFLGHIQRDVTTYALREDPRSRFERPTLIVTGRQDTTAGYADAWSILEDYPRATFAVLDQEDHLLPGPGLAAYRALVADWLDRVDDRFRTQPAGGGLRSL; this is translated from the coding sequence GTGTACTACGAGTCTTTCGGTGAAGGCCGTCCGATCTTCTTCCTGCCCAGCTGGGGTGGCGACGGAGGTGAGGGGCGCGACGTCCACGAGCCGGTCTTCGCCGACCGAGAAGGCTGGCGACGTATCTACGTCGACCCACCGGGCACGGGGAAGTCGCCTGCCGTTCCGTCGATCACCGACCAGGACGGGATGCTCGATGCGATCGCGGCGCTGATCGACGACCTGTCCGGCGGCGAGCCGTTCGCGCTGGCCGGTACGTCGGCCGGCGGGCTGCACGCTCGCGGCATCGTCCGACGCGATCCGGACCGTGTCCTCGGATTGTTGCTGAGGGCACCGGGCATCGTCGTCGACCGCGCCCGCCGCACGCTTCCGACCGACGAACACCTCGATCCGTCACCCGATCGTCAACGCCAGCACCAGTACTACGACGCAGCGGAGGCCGCCGCGGACCTGGCGTTCCTCGGTCACATCCAGCGCGACGTCACGACGTACGCCCTGCGTGAAGATCCCCGGTCCCGCTTCGAGCGTCCGACTTTGATCGTGACCGGTCGCCAGGACACCACCGCCGGGTACGCCGACGCCTGGTCGATCCTCGAGGACTATCCACGCGCGACATTCGCCGTACTCGACCAGGAGGACCACCTACTGCCCGGCCCCGGTCTGGCCGCGTATCGCGCACTGGTGGCCGACTGGCTGGACAGGGTCGATGACAGGTTCCGGACACAACCGGCTGGTGGAGGCCTGCGCTCCCTTTAA
- a CDS encoding LacI family DNA-binding transcriptional regulator has translation MSETFPTKPEVPRPTMIDVARRAGVGLGTVSRVVNGGHGVRDETAQRVRAAIDELGFQRNEVARALRPGKKSTSLALVLGDLTNPFYATIAKSSLEIAGQSGFAVVLGSVDEDPEGEKRAIQELVSRQVAGLMIVPDQGDHAFLEGAGVPVVFVDRPATGIDADIVMVDNEGGGRLATEHLLAQGHERIAIILAPSYYTIGRRLRGYRRAHRAAGLEVDESLVIQLPEGNAEAAEKATHEVMLRPDPPTAIFASTNFLTEGVLRALGELGREPAVVGFDDFRLADMLPTPVTVVASDIAELGRSAARLLLDRASGADTRPPQRIVLPCGLIERGSGERPPDSAAKRKAR, from the coding sequence GTGTCCGAAACGTTTCCAACCAAGCCGGAGGTACCCCGGCCGACGATGATCGACGTCGCCCGGCGGGCCGGTGTCGGGCTCGGCACGGTGTCCCGGGTGGTGAACGGCGGGCACGGCGTCCGGGACGAGACCGCGCAGCGGGTCCGGGCCGCGATCGACGAGCTGGGGTTCCAGCGCAACGAGGTCGCCCGGGCGCTCCGGCCGGGGAAGAAGTCGACCAGCCTGGCTCTGGTGCTGGGTGACCTGACCAACCCGTTCTACGCGACGATCGCGAAGTCGTCGCTGGAGATCGCCGGGCAGTCCGGGTTCGCCGTCGTGCTGGGAAGTGTCGACGAGGACCCGGAAGGCGAGAAGCGTGCGATCCAGGAGCTCGTCAGCCGGCAGGTCGCGGGTCTGATGATCGTGCCCGACCAGGGCGATCACGCGTTCCTCGAAGGCGCCGGGGTGCCGGTGGTGTTCGTCGACCGACCGGCGACCGGTATCGACGCGGACATCGTGATGGTCGACAACGAGGGCGGCGGCCGGCTCGCCACGGAGCACCTGCTGGCGCAGGGGCATGAGCGGATCGCGATCATCCTCGCCCCGTCGTACTACACGATCGGGCGCCGCCTGCGCGGGTACCGCCGGGCGCATCGGGCCGCGGGGCTCGAGGTCGATGAATCGCTGGTGATCCAGCTGCCCGAGGGCAACGCGGAGGCCGCCGAGAAGGCGACACATGAGGTGATGCTGCGGCCGGATCCGCCGACCGCGATCTTCGCCTCGACGAACTTCCTCACCGAAGGTGTACTGCGTGCGCTGGGTGAGCTCGGTCGGGAGCCGGCTGTGGTCGGGTTCGACGACTTCCGGCTGGCCGACATGCTGCCGACGCCGGTCACGGTCGTTGCCTCTGACATCGCCGAGCTCGGTCGCAGCGCGGCGCGGTTGCTGCTCGATCGCGCGTCCGGCGCCGACACCCGCCCACCACAGCGGATCGTGCTGCCGTGCGGGTTGATCGAGCGCGGGTCGGGCGAACGCCCACCGGATTCTGCTGCCAAGAGAAAGGCTCGATGA
- a CDS encoding carbohydrate ABC transporter permease — protein MSRNAGSDVKAAYLFIAPAMLGFFVFVGYPLVRSFYLALTKYNGLTDPVFVGLGNFRRLFTTDPAFWPALRATGYLVVLYVPLSLILGLALAMFCNQRFAGVRVVRTLAYLPVVLPAVATITLWKFMLDPQVGLLNTILDRLGLPTSLWLQGSGTSMPSVVLVMLWGVGGTMIIFLAALQSVPTELYEAARVDGASPWSVFFRITLPMISPIVLLQVILQTTAALQTFNQPKILTNGGPGFSTNVLMLSIYNNGFPTLGRIPQLGYASAQVWVLFVIIIAVIALTAKFSSLWTYSDTSD, from the coding sequence ATGAGCCGGAACGCCGGGTCCGACGTGAAGGCGGCGTACCTGTTCATCGCACCGGCGATGCTCGGGTTCTTCGTCTTCGTGGGGTATCCGCTGGTCCGCTCGTTCTACCTCGCGCTAACCAAGTACAACGGGCTGACCGATCCGGTCTTCGTTGGCCTCGGCAACTTCCGCCGGTTGTTCACGACCGACCCGGCGTTCTGGCCGGCGCTGCGGGCAACGGGGTACCTGGTGGTCCTCTATGTCCCACTGTCGCTGATCCTCGGACTGGCGCTGGCGATGTTCTGCAACCAGCGGTTCGCCGGGGTGCGGGTGGTCCGGACGCTGGCGTACCTGCCGGTGGTGCTGCCCGCGGTCGCGACGATCACGCTGTGGAAGTTCATGCTCGACCCCCAGGTCGGGCTGCTGAACACGATCCTCGACCGGCTCGGGCTGCCGACGAGCCTGTGGTTGCAGGGTTCGGGTACGTCGATGCCGTCGGTCGTCCTGGTGATGCTGTGGGGCGTCGGCGGGACGATGATCATCTTCCTGGCCGCGCTGCAGTCGGTGCCGACCGAGCTGTACGAGGCCGCTCGCGTGGACGGCGCCAGCCCGTGGTCGGTGTTCTTCCGGATCACGTTGCCGATGATCAGCCCGATCGTCCTGCTGCAGGTGATCCTGCAGACCACGGCCGCGCTGCAGACGTTCAACCAGCCGAAGATCCTGACCAACGGCGGGCCGGGATTCAGCACCAACGTGCTGATGCTGTCGATCTACAACAACGGTTTCCCGACCCTGGGCCGGATCCCGCAGCTCGGGTACGCCTCGGCGCAGGTGTGGGTGCTGTTCGTGATCATCATCGCCGTGATCGCCCTGACCGCGAAGTTCTCATCGCTCTGGACGTACAGTGACACTTCCGACTGA
- a CDS encoding carbohydrate ABC transporter permease, with protein sequence MTLPTDAAEATALTAGTEPVTRPAPKKPRLIGTTSWYVVAIFICAVMIVPLLWMITIGLKSRTAVFDIPPKLLPHEWTWSNFVNGPKAIRFPRLFLNSMIITALSVLGGVLTAMMAGYALARLRFPGRKVWFYLFVGSMLLPGVVGLIPLFQLYKSIGWYDTWLPLIVPAFLGGNPLFIFLARQYFLAIPYSIDEAAKIDGAGHLRIFVSVMLPLTRPAWLTMAILAFQASWNDYLNPLVYLYSSGKWPLSVGMASFVSPFAGKTPDWSYYMATNLLYMLPPLIIFFAAQRYFIQGLGALGSTNQK encoded by the coding sequence GTGACACTTCCGACTGATGCCGCTGAAGCGACCGCGTTGACGGCCGGCACCGAGCCGGTGACGCGGCCCGCACCGAAGAAACCACGCCTGATCGGTACGACGTCGTGGTACGTCGTCGCGATCTTCATCTGCGCGGTGATGATCGTGCCGCTGCTGTGGATGATCACGATCGGCCTGAAGAGCCGGACCGCGGTGTTCGACATCCCGCCGAAGTTGCTGCCGCACGAGTGGACCTGGAGCAACTTCGTCAACGGGCCGAAGGCGATCCGCTTCCCGCGGCTGTTCCTCAACTCGATGATCATCACCGCGCTCAGCGTGCTCGGTGGCGTGCTGACCGCGATGATGGCCGGCTACGCGCTGGCCCGGTTGCGGTTCCCGGGCCGCAAGGTGTGGTTCTACCTGTTCGTCGGCAGCATGCTGCTGCCCGGCGTGGTCGGGCTGATCCCGTTGTTCCAGCTCTACAAGAGCATCGGTTGGTACGACACCTGGCTGCCGCTGATCGTGCCGGCCTTCCTGGGCGGGAACCCGCTGTTCATCTTCCTGGCCCGGCAGTACTTTCTCGCGATCCCCTATTCCATCGATGAAGCGGCCAAGATCGACGGCGCCGGACACCTGCGGATCTTCGTCAGCGTGATGCTGCCGCTGACCCGGCCGGCCTGGCTGACGATGGCGATCCTCGCGTTCCAGGCGTCCTGGAACGACTACCTGAATCCACTGGTCTACCTGTACTCGTCCGGCAAGTGGCCGCTGTCGGTCGGTATGGCGTCGTTCGTCTCCCCGTTCGCCGGGAAGACGCCGGACTGGAGCTACTACATGGCCACCAACCTGCTGTACATGCTGCCGCCGCTGATCATCTTCTTCGCCGCGCAGCGCTACTTCATCCAGGGCCTCGGCGCTCTCGGCAGCACGAACCAGAAATAG
- a CDS encoding ABC transporter substrate-binding protein → MKRTLGVTALACAGLLAATACSGSDSGGGSSSGPVTVTVMTWESAETNAAIKKALADFKDDNITVQLLDTPSGQYGDKLASLTQAKKLPDLFWCGNDTEQQYTSQGLLVDWADKIKDGNGDFKSDNFVSSAMDNWKTADGQMGGLPSLMNTYGVWYNADAFTAAGLPLPKAGWTWDEMYADAAKLANKNGAKYGLVADQLTSGDGPFTMSMYAVSAGGAPFTDNVNHPTKAEADDKYKEGVEKLVAAIKNGSVAPPGYDASNVQSLFAAGKVPMTFGGQWLAAGFQTDKPKIKYGFAPFPQVQTPTTLYDSVGICTPQYTKDQDATFKVLEYLNTKVWDAVLPASPVAPPAYKPAQASYFDALTKAQQTTVADTVKADLAAEKTVGVRFTTQWAQQVGDLTTANYQPILSGKKPISDLPAYIDKINGLIKQGG, encoded by the coding sequence GTGAAGAGGACATTGGGTGTGACCGCCCTGGCCTGTGCCGGGTTGCTGGCGGCAACCGCCTGCAGCGGCTCGGACTCCGGCGGCGGCTCCAGCAGTGGGCCGGTCACCGTCACCGTGATGACGTGGGAGTCGGCCGAGACCAACGCCGCGATCAAGAAGGCGCTGGCCGATTTCAAGGACGACAACATCACCGTCCAGCTGCTCGACACACCGAGCGGCCAGTACGGCGACAAGCTCGCCTCGCTGACCCAGGCGAAGAAGCTGCCGGACCTGTTCTGGTGCGGTAACGACACCGAGCAGCAGTACACCTCGCAAGGTCTGCTGGTCGACTGGGCTGACAAGATCAAGGACGGCAACGGCGACTTCAAGTCGGACAACTTCGTCTCGTCCGCGATGGACAACTGGAAGACCGCCGACGGCCAGATGGGCGGTCTGCCGTCGCTGATGAACACGTACGGCGTCTGGTACAACGCCGACGCGTTCACCGCGGCCGGTCTGCCGCTGCCGAAGGCCGGCTGGACCTGGGACGAGATGTACGCCGACGCCGCGAAGCTCGCCAACAAGAACGGGGCGAAGTACGGCCTGGTCGCCGACCAGCTCACGTCCGGGGACGGACCGTTCACGATGAGCATGTACGCCGTCTCCGCCGGCGGTGCGCCGTTCACCGACAACGTCAACCACCCGACCAAGGCGGAGGCCGACGACAAGTACAAGGAAGGCGTCGAGAAGCTGGTCGCCGCGATCAAGAACGGATCGGTCGCGCCGCCCGGGTACGACGCCTCGAACGTGCAGTCGTTGTTCGCGGCCGGCAAGGTGCCGATGACGTTCGGCGGACAGTGGCTGGCGGCCGGGTTCCAGACCGACAAGCCGAAGATCAAGTACGGGTTCGCGCCGTTCCCGCAGGTGCAGACACCGACCACGCTGTACGACTCGGTCGGCATCTGCACGCCGCAGTACACGAAGGACCAGGACGCGACGTTCAAGGTGCTCGAATACCTCAACACCAAGGTCTGGGACGCCGTACTGCCGGCCTCCCCGGTGGCGCCGCCGGCGTACAAGCCGGCCCAGGCGAGCTACTTCGACGCGCTCACCAAGGCCCAGCAGACCACCGTCGCCGACACCGTGAAGGCTGACCTGGCCGCCGAGAAGACGGTCGGCGTCCGCTTCACCACCCAGTGGGCCCAGCAGGTCGGTGACCTGACCACGGCCAACTACCAGCCCATCCTCAGCGGTAAGAAGCCGATCAGCGACCTCCCGGCGTACATCGACAAGATCAACGGATTGATCAAGCAGGGCGGCTGA
- the egtD gene encoding L-histidine N(alpha)-methyltransferase, which yields MTLIDVHLTPDYVARALREDVRAGLSATPKWLPPKWFYDARGSELFEEITRLPEYYPTRAEREILRARAGEIAAITKAHTLVELGSGSSEKTRLLLDGLRDRGTLTSFVPLDVSESALREASDAINVDYPTLDVHGVVGDFTAHLDKLPGEPPRIVAFLGGTIGNLIPAEREAFYTSIRDVLEAGEWLLLGTDLVKDPATLVAAYDDSAGVTAEFNKNVLRVINRQLGADFDVDAFEHVAIWDADNEWIEMHLRATRAMQVLIPEIHLEVSFDEGEELSTEISAKFHRSGVEAELDKAGFTPAAWWTGGEARFALSLWQAV from the coding sequence GTGACCCTCATCGACGTACATCTGACGCCGGACTACGTGGCTCGTGCGCTGCGGGAGGACGTGCGGGCGGGGCTGTCGGCGACGCCGAAATGGCTGCCGCCGAAGTGGTTCTACGACGCGCGGGGGAGTGAGCTGTTCGAGGAGATCACCCGCCTGCCGGAGTACTACCCGACCCGGGCCGAGCGCGAGATCCTGCGCGCGCGGGCCGGTGAGATCGCGGCGATCACCAAGGCGCACACGCTGGTCGAGCTGGGATCCGGATCGTCGGAGAAGACCCGGCTGCTGCTCGACGGGCTGCGCGACCGCGGCACGCTGACCAGCTTCGTGCCGCTCGACGTGTCGGAGTCCGCGCTCCGGGAGGCCTCTGACGCGATCAACGTCGACTACCCGACGCTCGACGTCCACGGCGTCGTCGGCGACTTCACCGCGCACCTGGACAAGCTGCCCGGTGAGCCGCCGCGGATCGTCGCCTTCCTCGGCGGCACGATCGGCAACCTGATCCCGGCCGAGCGCGAGGCGTTCTACACCTCGATCCGCGACGTCCTCGAGGCCGGCGAATGGCTGCTCCTCGGCACCGATCTGGTCAAGGATCCCGCCACCCTGGTCGCGGCGTACGACGACTCGGCCGGCGTCACCGCCGAGTTCAACAAGAACGTGCTGCGGGTGATCAACCGGCAGCTCGGCGCGGACTTCGACGTCGACGCGTTCGAGCACGTCGCGATCTGGGACGCCGACAACGAATGGATCGAGATGCACCTGCGGGCCACCCGCGCGATGCAGGTGCTGATCCCGGAGATCCACCTCGAGGTGAGTTTCGACGAAGGGGAGGAGCTCAGCACCGAGATCTCTGCCAAGTTCCACCGCTCCGGCGTCGAGGCCGAACTCGACAAAGCGGGCTTCACCCCGGCCGCGTGGTGGACCGGCGGTGAAGCCCGCTTCGCACTCTCGCTCTGGCAGGCGGTCTAG
- the egtC gene encoding ergothioneine biosynthesis protein EgtC, whose product MCRHLAYLGPPVTLASLVLDPDHSLYEQSWAPGDMRGGGSVNADGFGLGWYPEGDVAVSGGPVRYRRNVPIWTDENLPGLAGSIRSGAVIAAIRNGTVNMPYGQAAVAPFMHGTWLFSHNGQIPGWPDSTLKLAERLPVADLLQLDASVDSALLWALISNRLAEGVPPADAVATVVQDVEAAAPGARLNVLLTDGEQLIATTWTHSLHVHRTAESVTVSSEQFGPHPWTEVPDRSLLVATATTLHITPMEGRE is encoded by the coding sequence ATGTGCCGCCACCTGGCCTACCTCGGGCCGCCGGTCACCCTGGCGTCCCTGGTCCTCGACCCTGACCATTCACTGTACGAACAGAGCTGGGCCCCCGGCGACATGCGCGGCGGCGGCTCGGTCAACGCCGACGGCTTCGGCCTGGGCTGGTACCCCGAAGGTGACGTCGCCGTGTCCGGCGGCCCGGTCCGGTACCGGCGGAACGTGCCGATCTGGACCGACGAGAACCTTCCCGGTCTGGCCGGCTCGATCCGGTCCGGCGCAGTGATCGCCGCCATCCGGAACGGCACCGTCAACATGCCGTACGGGCAGGCGGCGGTCGCGCCGTTCATGCACGGCACCTGGCTGTTCAGCCACAACGGACAGATTCCCGGCTGGCCCGACTCGACGCTGAAGCTGGCCGAGCGGCTCCCGGTCGCCGACCTGCTCCAGCTGGACGCCTCGGTCGATTCAGCCCTGTTGTGGGCGCTGATCAGCAACCGCCTCGCCGAAGGCGTCCCGCCGGCCGACGCGGTCGCGACCGTCGTACAGGACGTGGAAGCGGCCGCGCCGGGCGCTCGTCTGAACGTCCTGCTGACCGATGGCGAGCAACTGATCGCAACCACCTGGACCCACTCGCTGCACGTTCACCGGACCGCCGAGTCGGTGACGGTCAGCTCCGAGCAGTTCGGTCCCCACCCGTGGACCGAAGTACCCGATCGCTCGTTGCTGGTGGCTACCGCCACGACCTTGCACATCACCCCGATGGAAGGACGAGAGTGA
- the egtB gene encoding ergothioneine biosynthesis protein EgtB, with protein sequence MNHQLSDLSPEGLRTFVGEQLERSRSRTVQLTDAVDTDDLVRQHSKLMSPLVWDYAHIGNQEELWLVRDVGGREPLRQDIDELYDAFQHPRAERPALPLLGPSETRAYVTEVRDKVMDVLDHVKFDAGRELVDNAFAFGMITQHEQQHDETMLATHQLRAGAPVLDAPPPPAGRELARKEVFVPGGVFEMGTSIEPWALDNERPAHAVHVAPYVIDTVPVTNGDYLAFVLGGGYQDPQWWSDAGWAHVQKASLVAPRFWESVDGEWWRLRFGHREHLPLDEPVMHVCFYEAEAYAKWAGKRLPTEEEWEFAARFDPASGRTRRFPWGDESPGPQHANLGQRHLRPAPVGAYPAGASPLGVEQLIGDTWEWTSSDFHGYPGFRAWPYDEYSLVFFGPDYKVLRGGSFGTDEIVARGTFRNWDYPIRRQIFAGFRCARDPRPEELHN encoded by the coding sequence GTGAATCACCAACTATCAGATCTGTCACCGGAAGGCCTGCGGACCTTCGTCGGCGAGCAGCTCGAGCGGTCCCGGTCGCGGACCGTGCAGCTGACCGACGCGGTCGACACCGACGACCTGGTCCGGCAGCACTCCAAGCTGATGTCGCCGCTGGTCTGGGACTACGCGCACATCGGCAACCAGGAGGAGCTCTGGCTGGTCCGCGACGTCGGCGGCCGCGAGCCGCTCCGCCAGGACATCGACGAGCTGTACGACGCGTTCCAGCATCCGCGCGCGGAGCGGCCGGCGTTGCCGCTGCTCGGCCCGTCCGAGACCCGCGCGTACGTGACCGAAGTACGCGACAAGGTCATGGACGTGCTGGACCACGTGAAGTTCGACGCCGGGCGTGAGCTGGTCGACAACGCTTTCGCCTTCGGCATGATCACGCAGCACGAGCAGCAGCACGACGAGACGATGCTGGCCACGCACCAGCTCCGTGCCGGTGCGCCGGTGCTCGACGCGCCGCCGCCACCTGCGGGACGTGAGCTGGCGCGCAAGGAGGTGTTCGTCCCGGGCGGCGTGTTCGAGATGGGTACGTCGATCGAGCCGTGGGCGCTGGACAACGAGCGGCCGGCGCACGCCGTACACGTCGCGCCGTATGTGATCGACACGGTCCCGGTGACGAACGGGGACTACCTGGCCTTCGTCCTCGGCGGTGGGTATCAGGATCCGCAGTGGTGGTCCGACGCCGGCTGGGCGCATGTCCAGAAGGCTTCGCTCGTTGCGCCGCGGTTCTGGGAGTCCGTCGACGGCGAGTGGTGGCGGCTGCGGTTCGGGCACCGGGAGCACTTGCCGCTGGACGAGCCGGTGATGCACGTCTGCTTCTACGAGGCCGAGGCCTACGCGAAATGGGCCGGGAAGCGGCTGCCGACCGAGGAGGAGTGGGAGTTCGCGGCGCGGTTCGACCCGGCCAGTGGCCGGACGCGACGATTCCCGTGGGGCGACGAGTCACCCGGGCCGCAGCACGCGAACCTCGGCCAGCGGCACCTCCGGCCGGCTCCGGTCGGGGCGTACCCGGCGGGCGCATCGCCATTGGGTGTCGAGCAGCTGATCGGTGACACCTGGGAGTGGACGTCGAGCGACTTCCACGGGTACCCCGGGTTCCGTGCCTGGCCGTACGACGAGTACTCGCTGGTGTTCTTCGGACCGGATTACAAGGTGCTGCGCGGCGGATCGTTCGGCACCGACGAGATCGTTGCCCGCGGCACCTTCCGGAACTGGGACTACCCGATCCGCCGGCAGATCTTCGCCGGCTTCCGGTGTGCCCGCGACCCGCGGCCCGAGGAGCTGCACAACTGA
- a CDS encoding glutamate-cysteine ligase family protein encodes MTSPGGSPATTPIGSRAEAEGYVAMVCFKHGPPRLFGVELEWTVHHADDPHRPLDAGRLSKALGLHAPATLVRGSPQLPLSRGALVTVEPGGQVEISGPAAESIPRLIDDTAADAAELTALLLDADLVPGAYGLDAFRAPRRILTVPRYAAMEHAFQRLGPHGPRMMCSTAGLQICLDAGETDQTALRWRALHDLGPALVGLFANSRRRAGSDTGWASARTEATFGTCAPFTEPPPLDGDPAAAWARTAMDAPVLCLRRGDNWNAPTGLTFGAWADGQLPGDRPTYDDLDYHLSTLFPPVRPRGYLEVRYLDAQPGDGWIAPTLLLTALMSAPMDQVLAAAEPAAGRWFPAAREGLEDKLVLQAARNVVDLGTEVLDWTGADPELIAAVATRLQRIVDDTHGRRAS; translated from the coding sequence GTGACCTCGCCCGGTGGTTCTCCGGCGACGACTCCGATCGGCTCCCGGGCCGAGGCGGAGGGGTACGTCGCGATGGTCTGTTTCAAGCACGGTCCACCTCGGCTGTTCGGCGTCGAGCTCGAGTGGACGGTGCATCATGCGGATGATCCGCACCGGCCCCTCGACGCCGGCCGGTTGAGCAAAGCCCTGGGGCTGCACGCCCCCGCGACCCTGGTGAGAGGCAGTCCGCAACTGCCGCTGAGCCGGGGCGCTCTGGTCACCGTCGAGCCCGGCGGCCAGGTAGAGATCTCAGGACCCGCGGCGGAATCGATTCCCCGGTTGATCGACGACACCGCCGCCGACGCCGCCGAGCTCACGGCGCTCCTTCTCGACGCGGACCTGGTCCCGGGCGCCTACGGCCTGGACGCCTTCCGCGCACCCCGCCGCATCCTCACCGTCCCGCGGTACGCGGCGATGGAACACGCATTCCAGCGGCTCGGCCCGCACGGCCCACGGATGATGTGCAGTACGGCGGGCCTCCAGATCTGCCTCGACGCCGGCGAGACCGACCAGACCGCACTGCGCTGGCGCGCTCTGCACGATCTCGGTCCCGCCCTCGTCGGCCTCTTCGCCAACTCCCGTCGTCGCGCCGGTTCGGACACCGGGTGGGCCTCTGCCCGGACCGAGGCGACTTTCGGGACCTGCGCCCCGTTCACCGAGCCGCCGCCGCTCGACGGCGACCCGGCCGCGGCCTGGGCGCGGACGGCGATGGATGCGCCGGTCCTCTGCCTGCGGCGCGGTGACAACTGGAACGCACCGACCGGACTGACCTTCGGCGCCTGGGCAGACGGACAGCTGCCCGGCGACAGACCGACGTACGACGACCTGGACTACCACCTGTCCACACTCTTCCCGCCGGTCCGACCGCGCGGGTATCTCGAGGTGCGGTACCTCGACGCCCAGCCGGGGGACGGGTGGATCGCCCCGACCCTGCTGCTCACCGCACTGATGTCCGCACCGATGGACCAGGTGCTGGCCGCGGCCGAGCCCGCAGCCGGCCGCTGGTTCCCGGCGGCCCGGGAAGGGCTGGAGGACAAGCTGGTCCTGCAGGCCGCGCGCAACGTGGTCGACCTGGGCACCGAGGTGCTCGACTGGACCGGTGCGGATCCCGAACTCATCGCTGCTGTCGCAACCCGGCTGCAGCGCATCGTCGACGACACCCACGGAAGGCGAGCTTCGTGA